From the genome of Toxoplasma gondii ME49 chromosome XII, whole genome shotgun sequence:
AACTGATCTGCCGAGCAAACGAAAGACATGCTGAAGGAATCATGCTGCGCCCTCCCACAGATGCACCGCAGCGTTTATGAGACTGAAGTAAGTGGCAACGTCTCTGTACCACAGACCTCGGACGGGTGCTGTTCGTCGTTTCTTTGCAGAAATATCGTGTCCCGCCCTCTTCCCCAATACAGAAGTGTTCCTGCTGGCCCCTCTGTCTGCCTATGGGATACAATTGTCACAACCTTCGTTTCGGTCGACCGTGCAGAAGCAGCGGTCTGGCGGTGACCCAGTCAAATACCGCCGACGGCCTACACGAGGCTGCAGGTGGATTTGGAGCTCGCGCACATTGCATACTAACGCGAGGAGGCGCTCAATCTTTCGCCGGCCTGGACTGTGGTTGACACAAGCAgtcgctttttctcgtttttttctgggaTTCACCCAGATATCGCGCTTCTGGCCACGCCGTTCTCCGGGACCTACCGTGCCGAGTCAACGGAAACTGCTCAGTGAAAAGATAAACGCCCGTGCCTGCTCTACATCCCCTCTGCAGACACCTTCCTCGTTTTGTACCCCTTATGAAAACTGTTTGTTTATTAAATCAGCTGCAGAGATGCAGTGCAAGGGCCTGGCGCGCAGAGCCGCGCGCGCCGAGCCGTTTTGTCTGGCTGCTCCAAGCAGGGAGAGACCTCGCAAGTCTGGCGCGCGTTCTTGCCTGCGCTAGTACACAGAGGTCTTGTGACGATTTTCTCTTGCACATGGGTCCGCATTTTCAACGCTTCTCGGCGCCTTTTTATCGAGCTCCTCAGATTGAAAGCGACCTTTTGCATCTTCTTTCCAATGCTCCAGAAACTGCATCCTCCTAAGAAAGCGAACCGCAGTGTCTGCCATCCTAGTTTCCAGCGCGTGAGAAGACCTCATTCTGCGCTTCGCTAAAATGGGCTCCGGCCGCCCCCTCCGTGCTGCGATCGGCGACTACTGCGGTGAAGTGCGGGAAATGAAAGTTGTCCTTGAAGCACGTTTAGACTGAACTCGTCCAGAAGGTCCGAAATCTGAACAGCTTTCCGGAGGCCTCGCGGCTTCGCGACGGTTTTTTCCGTGCTCACATTTCCGACTTTCCTGTCCAACAGACCTTTTCGCGCGCGCACGAACTTCCACAGCGTTTGAGCGTCCCTTGTCCGCTTTGCGATTCACTCTTCGCAGACCGTACCGAAAAACCGTCCTTACGTTTCCTCCACTCCGAACTGGGCCTTACCAGCGTGGTTTCCTCGGGCAAGCTGTCACAGGGAGATATCAACTGACATCTGTACCTTTTTCCCGCTCAAGGCCGAGCAGATCCGGACGGGACGGCGCGCACAGCCCTGTTTCGTCCGCCCCtctccacgtcttcctaAAGCGCGTTTCCCTCGTGACTCTGCAATCTTCGCGGCTTTGGCTGGTAGTTTCACGCAACGCACTCCAACCCTCATCGTATGGGTGCGGCCATTGTGCGTGCCACTCTGGGAATACTCTCGAAGAATTCAccggcttcttcgtctacCGGAGATCCAGCCAGACTTTGTGTTTCGCCCTCACGCGCTGCGTGTCCTGCCTGTCCGCGCCGCGCGCTCTCAGAGAAATTCGAAAACTTGAGAAATTCCTGCTGCTCCACCCGTCCAACAGAGCATTCTGTTCaccaggtgtacatacacccgaagTCGATGTGTCGCGGCGACCAAGCTGCGCACTTTCGGTCAGTTTTAAATatcgccccccccccctcgcGCTAGTCAGCGCCACGCATTGATATCGCTTTCTCGTTTCAAAAACGCGAGTTGTGGACTGCATTCCGAGTTCTTGTTAGCTTCCTACGGAACACTTAACGTGTGCTTTCAGAGAATCTTCGTGACAAAACGCTCGCCTACTCGAGTTCAACGGCCTGTCTGCTCCCCTATTCGCGCGAGTCTGGCCCCGCACTGAGACTGGGACCAACTTGCTCAGCAGGCCGGCGCTCCTCTTTCCGAAAATTTCAGTTCGCGTGTGAGTTGTTTTTTTCATCGCCGTTTCCCCTCGCCTCTTCGCGTGTCAGGTCCGTGTGGCACTCGATTGCGCGTTCTCTACTGTGGCAGGGTTCTTCGCGGTTCcatctgtttttcctctcttcgttaCTTGCTGTTTTTGCTTTCCCGTTCTTTTGTAGCGTCGAAACTCCTGaacccgtcactgccacgcCTGGGACTCTGCGCTGTCGAACTGGCACAGCGTTTTGTCTTGGCTAGCTGTGCAAGACGTTCCGCGACTTCTCTTTCCCGTTAAAATCTCAAACGTTTAACTTTGCTTGCGTTTGCACGCTCTTCGGACGGATCGGCAACGAAATCCAATTGCTGTGCGGAACTTGTGACGTAGACCAGGCGCGTGACTCTCTGCCGCACCATTCGTCGCACATCGAATTCCCTAACCCTGCGTCGTTTGCTGTCCCTTCCCTCGGTCCatgtgtctctcgcctcttcccgCCTCATGTTCTCTCGTCGGTTTGAGCTCCCCGTCTCGGCTGTTTTCTCGCACTAGTTGCATTTTTATTTCCAGTTTCCAGCAAGGCTTTCTACTTGTGACACAAGCCCCCGGCCGCGACACGCTGTCCCGCTGTCCgctcccgtttctctcgtcttccccatCCACTCTCCCActgcttcctcctgtcttccaccttccccttcctgctctctccctttgtcatcctccctttcttttccaCCTTCGCTTTCGAGCGTTGTGACCGCCTCTTTcctgcttcccttctctcttcaagATGTATCACGGACCGTCGCCTATGGCGCCTGGCTTGCTGTACCACCAGCCAGAGGGGTATGCACCTGCGCCTACGGGTCCGCCTCTGCCGCAATACAACGCGCCTCGCGGTTCCGGCTCTGCTCCACCGCAGGCAGGTATGACTTCTCACAGtgcactgtctccgcggGGCTTTCCACCCTCGCCTACAAATCGTGCGCCCACGCGAGTCCCCGTCTCGGGGGCCGCGGGAACTTCGCGCAGATCAGGAAACGGCTGCTTCCTGTTCGCGGtggttctcctcctctccttcctgtaCCTCGGCTACGTCTTCATTCTCCTCGCGCCGCTTCTGTGGCCGATCCCCTCGATGCTCGGAagcgtcctcttcgtcgccttccactgctccttcgtccttctcctcggtGCCTTCCTGAAGGCCGTCTGCACCGACCCCGGACGCGTCCCTGCAAACTGGGGCTTCTACATGGGCGACGAAAACAAGCGCCGCCGATACTGCAAAGTCTGCAACGTTTGGAAGCCTGACCGAACGCACCACTGCTCCGCATGCGGCAGATGGTACGACATGGCCGCGAACAACGGCGCGATGTTGCggtggaaggagaagcagagaggacgtagagaacgagaggaaacgtgcagaaaaaggaacacACAGACAGCAGGAAGGACACTTGTGTATCCAATGCTGGACAAAAGAGGATCACTCAACACGAGTGCTTAAAAAACTCCACATCTGGAAAACAGTGCTTCTTTAGCTCTTCAGAAAGAGGAGCCGTTTCGTTTTCTAAACAGTTTCGGTGCCACGGTCTCTGATTATGAACGTCGAAAAGAAGCATGGATACACCAAGTCTATACAGAtttcacatatatatatatatatatatatatatatatcgatcTACTTGTATATACGCAGAGGTGCAAAGAAATATGGAGAGGTAGGCGGAGCTTCaccgggaagaagaaaacgtcaCTCTTTTGGGTGAGAAAACTTGATTTTTGCGTGCTGGTTTGTTCCTCAGCGTGCTGAACATGGACCACCATTGCCCCTGGATCAACAACTGCGTCGGATTTTACAATCGAAAATACTTCATTCAGCTCCTGATTTACGCAAttgcgtgtctcttcttcatcttcatcCACGGGTAAGGCCACCGTagaagaaagtcgagaaaacAAAACCAGTCGTGATTGTGTCCACACAGGAGAACCTGAATATCTCGTTTTTCGCAAAGACAAGTCTTTAGCTCCGGAAACAGTGGTTGCTGAACGACTCGAGCTGCGGCCGTATTCGGCTGCTTCATCGGACATCTTTTCTGAAAAAAATGGAACTTCCATCTTCAAACGAACTGCAAATCACGTACGCTCCAAAGAAGAGTCTTGCACGCGCGAGTGATTCCCCTGCACTATCGGCGATGCGCGATCGCCTTGAAGAGACGGTCGTGCGCCAGCAGATGCGTTTATTTTTCTGAGAGAACCACACATTTCAGTCATGTCGCTTTCGAGGCGTAACTTCACAGCGGCCTGTATGGGCTCTTCTTGAAAACACCGCAGGGAATACACCGAGCTCAGGGGAAAATCCGAGTTCTCGACTTACTACAAATACATAcgcatttatatatatttatttttggatatacatatatctctGTCTATTTACGTATGTGTGTAGAAATCTATGCATATAACGGGATACATATGCGTGTGCATCTACATATCGTGCGCGTATATTGAGATGTAAATGATGacctggagaggaagaagagcgacgacagAGAGTCAGAAACGCAACGGTTTGGTCAAAGACACGTCGAGAGTCGTGAGCTCTCGAGACTGCGAGAAGGGTGGGGTGCACCGGCGCAGAAAATCGAAGAACTCCTTCTAGActtgcagagaaaagatAGAACACTCTGCATGCGGAATCGTGTGTATGTCACAAATGTATCTCTGTTTTCAGATTCTACTTCATTTTCGTGGAAAGCATTCGAAGCACTCAGACTCATCCTACAGCACTGGAACACTCGGTCCTCAGCTACGAGCCCGACGCGTCGGCCGTGGCTGTTCTGAAATACGTCTACGTCTGTCTcatgctctttttctccatggTGCTCATCTTTGCCCTCATCCCGTTTTCTAGATTCCACCTCAACCTCGTCCTCAAGGTTCGTACACGAAGTCTTTGCAGTTGCaaatctctctgtctattcCTGTCTGTGTGTATCGACTTCACTCGATGCATCTGTGCATGACCCTTTCCATACACGTGCGTAAATCCACCAGTCGACATAGCTTcacgtatgcatgtgtatacctttccatatatatatatatatatacataaatatatatatgtatgtgtacatatatatagatacatacatatttgAAAATGCCGACGCAGCTCGCTGTatgcctcgcttctccacctAAGTGTATAAACTTCAAACTGTGCaattcttttctttttgctGTGTTTTGAGGACGAGTGAACGACTTCGTTTCACGGAAGCTGGATAAAATGCATGCGCTGGTTTCTTCAGAATTCAACGACCATCGAAAACATGGACGTCGCAAATCGCGACCGAAATCGCTATGACCTGGGCGTCAGCAGGAATATCGAGCAGGTGCGTTTGGATAAGAGGCGCGTTGGGTTTTTGACTTTTTTTCACAGTGGAACAGCTTGGAACCCCTCCAGGTTTCCTCTTGTGAAGAGTGGACTGTATGCGCATGTCGAGGTGTCTTTCAATGTTTCTGTTTCTAATCTTcatttctgcctctccagcATTACATTTTTCTCAGCGCGTCTCCGTATGTGTATGTCTTGTTTTCTGCTTGCATCTCTGACTTCTCATACACCTATGGAGACGTAGACGAAGACTCTGAACAGTTCAGCTCAGCAGTGATCAATATCAATGTTGTTTAGGCCTTTTGTGACGTACTTCTTTCCATCTTGCTCGCCATAATCATATGTAGCTGTTGCAtgtacctatatatatatatatacatatatatgtatatttcaGTACATCACATGTTTCAATTAATCCTCAACCTCCAActctatatatgcatacacatacattCATGACATGTTTTTAGTGCGAATAGCACAGTTGTTTTGCGATTGGGCCGTTTTGTGGAAATCGTCaatttcttttttcaggtgTTCGGTTCCAACCCGTGCTGTTGGTTTGTGCCGGTCCAATTCGCGGCGAATCGGCCTGTCGGGGACGGCGTCCGCTGGAACATGCACTACATGGTTGCTGACGAACATGTGAGAAAAATGACGACCTTCGACTTTTTTCACTCTAAACTCTCACTTTGAATGTGGAGAGCAAACCTCCGCAGCTTTTGCActttctcctccgttcttcggcgtctcctgCGCCTCTTGCCGGCTCTCCTGTGTGCTCGctacacacatgcagaggcCTACGTACACGCCGACGAGTCCAAAATGTTGGACATCTTTATACTTGCATGTGGACGTCTATGTGTCGCGTCGTGTGACGTGACCTCACATTTGCCCTGTAAATGTACCAAAAGATAGAGACGCACAACAAACGTGTTGATGGGAGGCTGTCGGAGGTATGCATGGTCTTGTCTGTATACCGCTGGCGTCTGATTGTTCTTCGTCTTactttcgcttttctgtggTCCCCAACTGCAGTGGCGTTCCGCGTCTGGCGACTGGGAAATACTTCCGTCCAAACCGATGAGTTTCGCCTTCAGCGGGGGGCCAAGTCCATCGACGTTGGGATAGATTGATCGGCAGAAGTCTTCAGTCCAGACATGTGGCGAGTCTGCTTTTGTGAACACTGTTTTCTGCAGGTGTAGAGAGAAACTCCCCATCGGCGAGAGTGTGGACGGGTTTCGGCGCTTCTTTGCTTCGGCCGTCTGTCACGCTTGCCTGTATCATCTCTGTTTAGGAGaccggagaaaagcgaggacgGAAACCGTCCGATAGGAGACTCGTCTCTGAGGAAGAACACGGAAACTGTTTGCTTGGAGCGTCGCTGTGGAAGTGCAAAACGCGGGAGGAGAccaggcgagaagacacacTCCGCTGTGGCGCCTTTCTGGGTGTCTTCTCTCAGTTGAGAGGAGGCGTCGATGAGGATCGTAGAAGAAATTGAGAAAAGTAGAAGGAAGTTgcctccgttttctttctttctgccagagagagaggcaagcgaTGACCTAGGCCTAGACATAAGAGCGGGAGACGGTGCGCTGTTGAAATtgttttcgcctcctctACACGCGTTGGTCGGACGCACCACGAggatgtgtgtgcatgcagtctgtcgGTCATCCTtggacacagacagaagacagaacgcGGTGGTTCGAACCTCGTTCTTaggcttttctctctttttcgcgatGCAGACAAGGATGCTTCTGTTGGGGAGTCGCATGCGGTCAAAGTGAAGAATTGGCTGTGTGTCATGTCGCAGAGGAACGGGGACAGAAACACAGCctcgaggaaagacagagaaacggtgGGACGCGCCAGATTCTTTTTTATCCTCGGGCGTCTGTGGAGGGATCGCCTCCCTGTCGGGCTAAACTGGAGACtcggaggaaagagagacccTCTGCTTGGTCCCAGGTGTCAAGACACTTCGTTCCGCCATCTTCTGCAACGGCGGATGTGGATAGACCTGCGTGCCTCCTCTTGCATACGTTTCTGAAATACACGGGTGGCGGAACCGCAGGAAAAACTGCATCTGCGTCGTGCAGACTCGAGCATTCGTCTTTCTTGTGCCTTGTCCGAGCCTTCGTTTAGATTTAAACTCCGAAAAACTCTCAGATTCTCACCTGTCCTCCTTCGAGCTGAGTGTGGCTGTAGCGAACGAGCTGCTAGGTACGCAGGCTCGCGGCCGTGTCGCTGTGTGctcgcgaagagagaaatgcatTTGCACGTATTGTGACCAGCCACGTGTGTGGAGCTAAACAGTTCCACAAACAGGCGTATACCCACATGCATTCGGGTGCACATCTTTTCCCGTTGGAATGTCGCTCATACGGAAAAAAACTCTGCAGGTTTACGTTGTCCTGGCGTCTGCTGATCTCAAAGGTCGCGTGTAAAAGtctacgcatgcagtggagaaggaaaggagggTGTGGGAGGCATGCAGACCGAGACGGGGGCCGAGGCAGGAAACGACGACGGCTGATGTGGCACCTCGAgagcggggaagaagaagcaggagagcgGGACAAAGGTAGGGACTGTGCGGTACAGCAAGACTTTTGATTTTTCATCGACTGAGGGAAACTTTTTCATAAAGGATAAGCGAACACAGGCCGCTGCTGCCTGATGTGCTTTATGTTCCAACTGGTTGAGAAGCTTCAACGCGATTTTTGCCATGTAAAATTCATTTTATGACAACAAATATGAAAACGAGACTGAACTCAGGCCGTCACGTGCGACCCCAGAtccttttgtctttctccgaCCCGTTCCATCTCAAGCACCGTGTGCGCATCAACCGATGCCCACCACTTCGGAACAGGAATAGAAACTGGATAGGAAACTCCCCTTAATATAACGGCTACGGCTCTTCAGCACACCTGCCGACGCTCGAGTTGCCCTAGACTCCACTTTCATGCATTCGAGAATGCTAGAGGGGATAAACCGGAGGCACGATTTTTACGACCGGTTTCCTCACGCTGAATATTTACTGGTTCATCATATCTTCACTGGAGCGTCGAAGATCTATGTAATGCAAGGAAAGGAGTCTGGTTTGTCGCGAGTTCATCTGACAGAGTCAGTGCCTGTCCGTTGGATCATGTGGGAAAACCATGCCGGGCATACTTGCATGTGTTTTCCACGTGATCCGTTCGCCTAGCCAGCACTATCCGGTTGTTTGGGAGCAGCTGTCGTATTTACGGGTAATATGTGTGCTACGCATAAATGGGTACGAAGTCGAACCAGCACAGGCATTCAGCTGAAGGTCGCCATAGGCACGtgacagacagacgcagagaaagtcGCTAAAAGATATGTGCAGGTGTGATAGAAATCAGCACATCACTCGAAAGACATGCAAGGTTTGCCGCACGCGACGTCTCCATTTACGGAGGATGTAATACGTTCTTTTCCGAAAAACTATTGCAGGCGAAGCCACGTCCCCAACGTGCACGGGCGTCGCTAGCTACAGGTCATTTTCCATCGGCTTCTTTCACCTTTCACAAAGATCTTATGCCTTTTCGGGAACATTTCACCATCGCGGAAACAATCTCACGTTACACCCCTGACTTCCCATTCAGATTTGCCGCTCTCACGGAAGTTCGCTTGTTTGCAGCAAGTCCTGGCGCCGCCGACAAAACGTGTTCAAAAATGCTGTGTGCATTGGGATGTGCCATCGAGTTCATGGATACTAGCTTTGAATTTGAGGGGAACTGGTTCGTGCAATCCCTTGCTGCCGAGTCATTTTCCAGAAGCCGCAGTAGAGTCTGTTCAGCGTTGCCAAGTAGCCCAGAGCAACGTGCTGCTTCCTGTAGGATGCCAGCTGATGCGGCCTCAGTGCCTGGAAAAATGTCTCTGTTCACTTTTCCCGTTCGTCTGAAGCAT
Proteins encoded in this window:
- a CDS encoding DHHC zinc finger domain-containing protein (encoded by transcript TGME49_278850~Predicted trans-membrane domain (TMHMM2.0):83-106:115-138:207-230:260-283), with protein sequence MYHGPSPMAPGLLYHQPEGYAPAPTGPPLPQYNAPRGSGSAPPQAGMTSHSALSPRGFPPSPTNRAPTRVPVSGAAGTSRRSGNGCFLFAVVLLLSFLYLGYVFILLAPLLWPIPSMLGSVLFVAFHCSFVLLLGAFLKAVCTDPGRVPANWGFYMGDENKRRRYCKVCNVWKPDRTHHCSACGRCVLNMDHHCPWINNCVGFYNRKYFIQLLIYAIACLFFIFIHGFYFIFVESIRSTQTHPTALEHSVLSYEPDASAVAVLKYVYVCLMLFFSMVLIFALIPFSRFHLNLVLKNSTTIENMDVANRDRNRYDLGVSRNIEQVFGSNPCCWFVPVQFAANRPVGDGVRWNMHYMVADEHV